From Camelina sativa cultivar DH55 chromosome 7, Cs, whole genome shotgun sequence, one genomic window encodes:
- the LOC104701622 gene encoding protein kinase 2B, chloroplastic-like, whose product MGNCLGSSARVDNRESTFGGSTRISPKPNHSSRLSSLSIPSYSNNSFTTSSSWSNLTLRSEGELLPSPTLKAFTFNELKTATRNFKPNSMIGEGGFGFVYKGWIGERSLSPSKPGSGMVVAVKKLKSEGFQGHKEWLTEVHYLGRLHHMNLVKLIGYCLEGEKRLLVYEYMPKGSLENHLFRRGAEPLPWKTRIKVAISAARGLAFLHDAKVIYRDFKASNILLDVDFNAKLSDFGLAKAGPTGDRTHVTTQVIGTQGYAAPEYIATGRLTSKSDVYSFGVVLLELLSGRPTLDKSKVGVERNLVDWAIPYLVDRRKFFRIMDTKLGGQYPHKGACAAANIALRCLNTEPKLRPEMSDVLSTLQQLETWLKKTGPSPNTSSSHKVREISATIKMYMYIQ is encoded by the exons ATGGGTAATTGCTTGGGTTCTTCTGCAAGAGTAGATAACAGAGAAAGCACTTTTGGAG GGTCAACGAGAATTTCACCTAAACCGAATCACTCATCTCGTCTTTCAAGCCTAAGCATACCTTCATACAGCAACAATAGCTTCACTACTAGTTCATCATGGTCAAATCTGACACTAAGAAGTGAAGGAGAGCTCTTACCATCTCCAACGCTTAAGGCCTTTACATTCAACGAGCTCAAAACCGCTACTAGAAACTTTAAGCCTAATAGTATGATCGGTGAAGgcggttttggttttgtctatAAGGGTTGGATAGGTGAACGCTCGTTGTCACCTTCCAAACCAGGGTCCGGTATGGTCGTTGCAGTCAAGAAACTTAAATCAGAAGGGTTCCAAGGACATAAAGAGTGGTTG ACTGAGGTTCACTATCTTGGGAGACTTCATCATATGAATCTTGTGAAGCTAATTGGATATTGCTTAGAGGGAGAGAAACGGCTTTTGGTTTACGAGTACATGCCCAAAGGAAGCCTGGAGAATCATCTTTTTAGAA GAGGCGCAGAGCCACTTCCGTGGAAGACAAGGATAAAAGTAGCGATTAGCGCAGCGAGAGGGCTAGCTTTCCTCCACGACGCTAAAGTCATATACCGAGACTTCAAGGCCTCCAATATTCTACTTGATGTG GATTTTAATGCAAAGCTATCTGATTTCGGATTAGCAAAAGCTGGACCAACAGGAGACAGGACCCATGTGACAACTCAAGTGATAGGCACACAAGGCTACGCAGCTCCAGAATACATAGCAACAGGCAGGTTAACGTCCAAGAGTGATGTCTATAGCTTTGGAGTGGTGTTACTCGAACTACTCTCAGGACGTCCCACACTAGACAAATCTAAAGTAGGAGTAGAACGTAATCTTGTGGATTGGGCAATACCTTATTTGGTTGACAGAAGGAAATTCTTTAGAATAATGGATACAAAGCTTGGAGGACAGTACCCTCACAAAGGTGCTTGCGCAGCTGCCAACATCGCATTACGGTGTCTCAACACCGAACCTAAGCTAAGACCTGAGATGTCTGATGTCTTATCCACTTTACAACAGCTTGAGACTTGGTTGAAAAAGACAGGTCCTAGTCCAAATACATCTTCATCTCACAAGGTGCGAGAGATCTCTGCGACTATTAAG atgtatatgtatatacagtAG
- the LOC104701623 gene encoding uncharacterized protein LOC104701623, producing the protein MSGNAAAKPEYATEDIAVWWDMNDCPIPEGYDSRRVRPSLEVAFKKLGYSGHVSITAYGNQTRTPDHLLRGLSSTGVDVAHTILDVTYTRIFSDLLKWQDLNPPPATMMLISDTVDLVFSKPLALLQQVTKYNLFLAYSYRPYKMSILVTSAEWLWDSLLADTVSETRTHFLQRCSEKGEESTGMFYCKLLDDCDCQSLDDFRKHLSSKEHALEFTTRCLSRRVVFRVRATTIPRGKFS; encoded by the exons aTGTCGGGGAACGCAGCGGCGAAGCCTGAATACGCAACAGAAGACATAGCCGTGTGGTGGGACATGAACGACTGTCCTATTCCCGAGGGTTATGATTCTCGTCGGGTTCGTCCGAGTTTAGAAGTGGCGTTCAAGAAACTAGGCTACTCTGGTCATGTCTCCATCACTGCATATGGAAACCAAACACGAACCCCTGATCACCTCCTGCGTGGGCTCTCTTCCACTGGAGTCGATGTTGCACATACCATTCTCGATGTTACATACACGCGCATCTTTTCGGATTTGCTTAAATGGCAAGACCTTAATCCTCCTCCAGCTACAATGATGCTCATATCCGATACTGTGGACCTTGTCTTCTCAAAACCTCTTGCCTTGCTTCAACAAGTGACGAAATACAATCTTTTTCTGGCTTATTCATATAGGCCTTACAAAATGTCAATCCTGGTCACCTCTGCAGAGTGGCTCTGGGACAGCTTACTGGcag atACAGTTTCAGAGACAAGAACACACTTTCTTCAGAGGTGCAGTGAAAAGGGCGAAGAATCTACCGGAATGTTTTATTGCAAATTGTTGGATGATTGTGATTGCCAGAGCCTTGATGATTTCAGGAAGCATCTCTCAAGTAAAGAACATGCCCTCGAA TTTACCACTCGTTGTCTAAGCAGGAGGGTAGTTTTCCGAGTACGAGCAACAACTATCCCGAGAGGCAAGTTTTCTTAA